The Deinococcus misasensis DSM 22328 DNA window CCCAGTCGAGCACACAGGCTTGAAAGTGCGTAGGGTCGAGCCTGGCGAAGACCCGATTGAAGGTGTCATGGGAGGGTATACCGGTGTGGAGGTCCAGGAAGCTTGAGAGCCAATCCCGTTTGAGTTCCCCAAAATCCTCCATGTCATAGAAGCTGTCTGCATCGCTGAGCACAGCACACAGGGCAATGACGATCACGTTGATGAGGGGTTGATTGAGCCCTCGGTTTGTCCGGGGATCAGGGAGCTCAGAGAAGTGCTGGACTGCGAGTTTCAGTTGCTCGGGGTTCATGTCTTACCTTAACCCCTTCGCGACGTGCGTCACCCCTGCAAATCCCCATCACCTCACACCACTTCCCTTCAAAATTCGCTATTCTGGAGTGTTATGAGTCGTACCCCCCGCAAACCCGAGTTGATGAGTCCTGCCGGTTACTGGCCGGAGATGCGTGCTGCCGTTGAAGCTGGTGCAGATGCAGTTTTTTTCGGCATGAAGCACTTTACCGCCCGAGCCAAAGTCGGCTTTGAGATTCCTGAACTTCCCGATGTCATGCGTTTCTTGCATGAACGTGGAGCAAGGGGTTTCCTGACTTTCAACA harbors:
- a CDS encoding ISAs1 family transposase produces the protein MNPEQLKLAVQHFSELPDPRTNRGLNQPLINVIVIALCAVLSDADSFYDMEDFGELKRDWLSSFLDLHTGIPSHDTFNRVFARLDPTHFQACVLDW